A stretch of the Solanum dulcamara chromosome 6, daSolDulc1.2, whole genome shotgun sequence genome encodes the following:
- the LOC129893444 gene encoding CST complex subunit CTC1 isoform X2: MEQGTVKSLTIAELLRQSRPCTGASSLISSPFPKTPPPQFSPSLLTPTLSPPKILKSLNQPTLLTGILFLSHGEDSPLKCNCFRFSDGSDTVCCDILGFNPCMINKKVQILGWNFLPFNCNGNGNGGFLEIIRWGFLDSSSASFDTFSILSGCCVDQYDSIKARYFVCGVVESVSPVSVVPCRAGSRADTENLGGFLVNILVCGCNLCNSKDLRLDMLNSNEEMGSHCYNKPEIVYFCGSASSWHTVFSRLIRRIVSLSGLKKRLVFVGKKVSQLMYVVVDNSLMYIPKLPLGCIPLREIDVRGEGELVSYTGTVTGIYMRGMIVELDNELLLLLTDQQLSVPHSVRVGAMVSVKNVHVVNPSYSWTKTLILGSCVKTSISVECFSSLEAGCYTVTCCKSLLAKFIDSLVFGARLWVLLVIICLRRKFSGILSEKEILGSTNRKGLAQTYATSYLPPSVFQIRHGMFMEFVKHDRCACGREKSSAPLKLVAPITNLINSCEAMWKKMICHQDTDFDIMGTQKEFNSISCDGRPYVLSIRKAIHSEDIGVSLLGILKVSQSSGRMLLVDATGSIDVIIPDLPSSLNINNIYEVRNFLAIMEDIPMKLGPVDLLQHEPFTCRSIFENGPFWRDMNMPLHFYYNLKDLIPVNHHFTTCVDSQVDLRKIGRGKYHLFLLMHKFPILQKFEGSQPASSTSSAFAEALILSWDLLIAGKNRNTRIDNPLIEQLKQPMKYFDRMEIGKLIACKRQKPHQLSNEALTSALNDTGNESCCSSSHPAYSCSFGVGKRHDSCGPEEIPCLVTGNCLNYPFLGMLHHTDTKTDVGSCSKPQVGRALLEFKSEALSVYEVLKIGGHYLIKHKKEDMFCTDAIGGKIVVNSGTNIWSVSFSSVNALQNFDVSCLLQQSGSFSHNSVLPEGYHQFQIPNSVPKGKNNIPSDVNLYIPSDVTNLFDVNLELLENCSLEPLVPFGEMTNIYPSIHNLPEGNLTFIHGQIKAVHCSDGKSYAIHLRCESINGVCPSLFVEGTTSICVHVLMDHKMVKIFGTANKLAYPAGFGRGVTASFHRVLALSAQDNFMLIPTSFIVINPSSLINDQSDDAHTYKSAALDLDGGSPFYANTASLIADTVSCLATQQVEFHCRVMAIYVLVLEYNTKDKYHLSRIESRPNSFAIDIPLAGFILDDGSSLCCCWTSWERAAVFLGLHDEEVRGKAYAETRKKSRKTRKKQACSNLAFSCLRRIMKLHGRVTVRNQASTFDSSCQDLVFSAKPEKIISSLDRDFFESLILKACCSTLLTVVGSLMNSDAIRQLETHLTELDMVMLPMQNVWVSEVRHMDSLAQAKKILQGLVES; encoded by the exons ATGGAGCAAGGAACCGTCAAATCCCTAACAATCGCCGAGCTCCTCCGGCAATCTCGTCCTTGCACCGGCGCATCGTCACTCATTTCCAGTCCTTTTCCAAAAACCCCACCACCCCAGTTTTCACCCTCCCTCCTCACCCCCACACTTTCTCCCCCAAAAATCCTCAAATCCCTTAACCAGCCAACTCTTCTTACTGGAATCCTTTTTCTATCTCATGGAGAGGATTCGCCTCTCAAGTGCAATTGTTTTCGTTTCTCTGATGGGTCTGACACTGTTTgttgtgacattcttgggttTAATCCGTGTATGATTAACaaaaaagttcaaattttaGGTTGGAATTTCTTACCCTTCAATTGTAATGGTAATGGTAATGGTGGGTTCTTAGAAATTATTAGATGGGGTTTTCTCGATTCTAGTTCTGCTTCTTTTGATACGTTTTCTATACTTTCTGGGTGTTGTGTTGATCAATATGATAGCATAAAAGCTCGCTACTTTGTATGCGGCGTAGTAGAATCTGTTAGCCCTGTTTCTGTAGTTCCATGCAGAGCTGGGTCCAGAGCTGATACTGAAAATCTTGGGGGGTTCCTCGTAAATATTTTAGTTTGTGGCTGTAATTTGTGTAATTCTAAAGATTTAAGATTGGATATGCTGAATTCGAATGAGGAAATGGGTAGTCATTGTTATAACAAACCTGAGATTGTCTACTTTTGTGGGTCTGCTTCTTCTTGGCATACAGTGTTTTCAAGACTGATAAGGAGGATTGTTTCATTATCGGGATTGAAGAAGAGACTTGTATTTGTGGGAAAAAAAGTGTCTCAATTGATGTATGTAGTTGTGGATAATTCTTTGATGTATATTCCTAAGTTGCCCCTGGGATGTATCCCCCTTAGGGAAATTGATGTGAGAGGGGAAGGAGAACTTGTTAGTTATACTGGAACTGTGACAGGAATTTACATGAGGGGTATGATTGTTGAGTTGGATAATGAACTGTTGCTATTGTTAACAGATCAGCAGCTTTCTGTTCCACATAGTGTGAGAGTTGGAGCAATG GTATCAGTGAAAAACGTCCATGTTGTAAATCCAAGTTATTCATGGACAAAGACGCTTATACTTGGCTCTTGTGTTAAAACTAGCATTTCTGTGGAATGTTTCTCCTCGCTGGAAGCAGG GTGTTATACAGTGACCTGCTGCAAGAGCCTTCTTGCGAAGTTCATTGACTCCTTGGTGTTTGGTGCCAGGCTATG GGTATTACTTGTCATCATCTGTTTAAGGAGAAAGTTCTCTGGGATCTTATCTGAGAAAGAAATCTTGGGATCAACAAAT AGGAAAGGATTGGCTCAGACATATGCAACTTCATATTTACCCCCTTCAGTCTTCCAAATTCGG CATGGGATGTTTATGGAATTTGTCAAGCATGACAGATGTGCTTGTGGCAGAGAAAAAAGTTCTGCACCTTTGAAGTTG GTGGCACCTAtcactaatttaattaattcctGTGAGGCCATGTGGAAGAAAATGATTTGCCATCAGGACACAGATTTTGATATCATGGGTACCCAAAAGGAGTTTAACTCCATATCTTGTGATGGGAGACCTTATGTGCTGTCTATAAGGAAAGCCATTCACAGTGAAGACATAGGTGTTTCTTTGCTTGGAATCTTAAAG GTCTCACAGTCGTCTGGAAGGATGTTGCTTGTTGATGCAACTGGAAGCATTGATGTTATCATACCAGATCTTCCATCAAGTTTGAATATCAATAACATATATGAG GTCAGAAATTTTTTGGCAATTATGGAAGACATACCCATGAAGCTGGGTCCTGTGGATTTACTCCAACATGAACCTTTCACGTGTAGAAGTATTTTTGAGAATGGCCCATTTTGGAGAGATATGAACATGCCACTGCATTTTTACTACAACCTGAAGGACCTAATACCTGTAAATCATCATTTTACTACCTGTGTTGATTCACAAGTTGACTTACGAAAAATTGGACGAGGAAAATATCATCTGTTTCTGTTAATGCACAAATTCCCTATTCTGCAAAAG TTTGAAGGAAGTCAACCTGCTTCAAGTACATCAAGTGCATTTGCTGAGGCCTTAATTCTGTCTTGGGATTTACTTATTGCTGGCAAAAACAGAAATACCCGTATTGATAACCCTTTGATAGAACAATTGAAGCAACCAATGAAATATTTTGATAGAATGGAAATTGGAAAGCTTATTGCGTGTAAAAGACAAAAGCCTCACCAACTGTCTAATGAGGCTTTGACATCTGCACTCAATGATACTGGAAATGAATCGTGTTGCAGCTCCAGTCACCCTGCTTACTCATGCTCTTTTGGGGTGGGCAAGCGTCATGACTCATGCGGTCCAGAGGAGATCCCGTGTCTTGTGACGGGAAATTGTCTTAATTATCCTTTCCTTGGTATGTTGCACCACACAGACACCAAAACAGATGTGGGCTCTTGCTCAAAACCACAAGTGGGAAGGGCATTGCTGGAATTCAAGTCTGAAGCTTTATCTGTTTATGAG GTGTTGAAAATTGGTGGTCATTATCTTATAAAACATAAGAAAGAAGACATGTTTTGTACTGATGCAATAGGTGGTAAAATAGTTGTGAATTCGGGAACCAACATTTGGAGCGTTTCTTTTTCATCTGTCAATGCTCTCCAAAATTTTGATGTATCCTGCTTACTTCAACAGTCTGGCTCCTTTAGTCACAATAGTGTTCTTCCAGAAGGCTATCATCAGTTTCAAATTCCAAACTCTGTGCCTAAGGGAAAAAATAATATCCCTTCAGATGTCAACTTATATATTCCGTCTGATGTTACAAACTTATTTGATGTTAACTTGGAGTTGTTGGAGAACTGTTCTCTCGAGCCTCTTGTTCCATTTGGAGAAATGACCAATATCTACCCCTCTATTCATAATTTGCCAGAGGGAAACCTAACATTTATTCATGGGCAGATCAAGGCTGTTCACTGTTCAGATGGAAAGTCATATGCCATACATTTAAGGTGCGAGAGCATCAATGGTGTTTGTCCGTCATTATTCGTAGAAGGAACGACCAGTATATGTGTCCACGTTTTAATGGACCATAAGATG GTCAAGATTTTTGGCACTGCAAATAAACTTGCTTACCCTGCTGGATTTGGACGAGGTGTCACTGCATCATTTCACAGAGTACTTGCCCTCAG TGCGCAGGACAACTTTATGTTGATACCTACATCCTTCATTGTTATCAACCCATCAAGTTTGATAAATGATCAAAGTGATGATGCACACACCTACAAATCTGCTGCTTTGGACTTGGATGGCGGTTCTCCATTCTATGCTAATACTGCATCTTTAATTGCTGATACAGTAAGCTGTTTAGCGACTCAACAAGTGGAGTTCCATTGCAGG GTTATGGCTATTTATGTCCTCGTCCTGGAGTACAACACAAAAGACAAATACCATCTATCAAGAATTGAGTCTAGACCTAATTCATTTGCAATTGACATTCCACTTGCTGGTTTTATCCTTG ATGACGGGTCATCATTGTGCTGTTGCTGGACTAGTTGGGAGAGGGCAGCAGTTTTTCTGGGGTTACATGATGAAGAAGTTAGAGGTAAAGCCTATGCTGAAACTCGCAAGAAGTCAAGGAAGACCAGGAAAAAGCAAGCATGTAGCAATTTAGCTTTTTCCTGTTTAAGGAGAATTATGAAGCTGCATGGCAGGGTCACAGTGAGAAACCAGGCCTCCACCTTTGATTCATCATGTCAAGATCTTGTGTTTTCTGCCAAGCCTGAGAAGATTATAAGTAGTTTGGATCGAGATTTCTTTGAGTCTCTCATCCTCAAAGCTTGCTGCAGCACCCTTTTG ACCGTTGTTGGCAGTTTGATGAATTCAGACGCTATCAGGCAGCTGGAGACACATTTGACTGAGCTGGATATGGTGATGCTTCCCATGCAAAATGTATGGGTTTCGGAAGTTCGTCATATGGACAGCCTTGCTCAGGCTAAAAAGATCCTTCAAGGACTTGTTGAAAGCTGA
- the LOC129893444 gene encoding CST complex subunit CTC1 isoform X1, translated as MEQGTVKSLTIAELLRQSRPCTGASSLISSPFPKTPPPQFSPSLLTPTLSPPKILKSLNQPTLLTGILFLSHGEDSPLKCNCFRFSDGSDTVCCDILGFNPCMINKKVQILGWNFLPFNCNGNGNGGFLEIIRWGFLDSSSASFDTFSILSGCCVDQYDSIKARYFVCGVVESVSPVSVVPCRAGSRADTENLGGFLVNILVCGCNLCNSKDLRLDMLNSNEEMGSHCYNKPEIVYFCGSASSWHTVFSRLIRRIVSLSGLKKRLVFVGKKVSQLMYVVVDNSLMYIPKLPLGCIPLREIDVRGEGELVSYTGTVTGIYMRGMIVELDNELLLLLTDQQLSVPHSVRVGAMVSVKNVHVVNPSYSWTKTLILGSCVKTSISVECFSSLEAGCYTVTCCKSLLAKFIDSLVFGARLWVLLVIICLRRKFSGILSEKEILGSTNRKGLAQTYATSYLPPSVFQIRHGMFMEFVKHDRCACGREKSSAPLKLVAPITNLINSCEAMWKKMICHQDTDFDIMGTQKEFNSISCDGRPYVLSIRKAIHSEDIGVSLLGILKVSQSSGRMLLVDATGSIDVIIPDLPSSLNINNIYEVRNFLAIMEDIPMKLGPVDLLQHEPFTCRSIFENGPFWRDMNMPLHFYYNLKDLIPVNHHFTTCVDSQVDLRKIGRGKYHLFLLMHKFPILQKHQFEGSQPASSTSSAFAEALILSWDLLIAGKNRNTRIDNPLIEQLKQPMKYFDRMEIGKLIACKRQKPHQLSNEALTSALNDTGNESCCSSSHPAYSCSFGVGKRHDSCGPEEIPCLVTGNCLNYPFLGMLHHTDTKTDVGSCSKPQVGRALLEFKSEALSVYEVLKIGGHYLIKHKKEDMFCTDAIGGKIVVNSGTNIWSVSFSSVNALQNFDVSCLLQQSGSFSHNSVLPEGYHQFQIPNSVPKGKNNIPSDVNLYIPSDVTNLFDVNLELLENCSLEPLVPFGEMTNIYPSIHNLPEGNLTFIHGQIKAVHCSDGKSYAIHLRCESINGVCPSLFVEGTTSICVHVLMDHKMVKIFGTANKLAYPAGFGRGVTASFHRVLALSAQDNFMLIPTSFIVINPSSLINDQSDDAHTYKSAALDLDGGSPFYANTASLIADTVSCLATQQVEFHCRVMAIYVLVLEYNTKDKYHLSRIESRPNSFAIDIPLAGFILDDGSSLCCCWTSWERAAVFLGLHDEEVRGKAYAETRKKSRKTRKKQACSNLAFSCLRRIMKLHGRVTVRNQASTFDSSCQDLVFSAKPEKIISSLDRDFFESLILKACCSTLLTVVGSLMNSDAIRQLETHLTELDMVMLPMQNVWVSEVRHMDSLAQAKKILQGLVES; from the exons ATGGAGCAAGGAACCGTCAAATCCCTAACAATCGCCGAGCTCCTCCGGCAATCTCGTCCTTGCACCGGCGCATCGTCACTCATTTCCAGTCCTTTTCCAAAAACCCCACCACCCCAGTTTTCACCCTCCCTCCTCACCCCCACACTTTCTCCCCCAAAAATCCTCAAATCCCTTAACCAGCCAACTCTTCTTACTGGAATCCTTTTTCTATCTCATGGAGAGGATTCGCCTCTCAAGTGCAATTGTTTTCGTTTCTCTGATGGGTCTGACACTGTTTgttgtgacattcttgggttTAATCCGTGTATGATTAACaaaaaagttcaaattttaGGTTGGAATTTCTTACCCTTCAATTGTAATGGTAATGGTAATGGTGGGTTCTTAGAAATTATTAGATGGGGTTTTCTCGATTCTAGTTCTGCTTCTTTTGATACGTTTTCTATACTTTCTGGGTGTTGTGTTGATCAATATGATAGCATAAAAGCTCGCTACTTTGTATGCGGCGTAGTAGAATCTGTTAGCCCTGTTTCTGTAGTTCCATGCAGAGCTGGGTCCAGAGCTGATACTGAAAATCTTGGGGGGTTCCTCGTAAATATTTTAGTTTGTGGCTGTAATTTGTGTAATTCTAAAGATTTAAGATTGGATATGCTGAATTCGAATGAGGAAATGGGTAGTCATTGTTATAACAAACCTGAGATTGTCTACTTTTGTGGGTCTGCTTCTTCTTGGCATACAGTGTTTTCAAGACTGATAAGGAGGATTGTTTCATTATCGGGATTGAAGAAGAGACTTGTATTTGTGGGAAAAAAAGTGTCTCAATTGATGTATGTAGTTGTGGATAATTCTTTGATGTATATTCCTAAGTTGCCCCTGGGATGTATCCCCCTTAGGGAAATTGATGTGAGAGGGGAAGGAGAACTTGTTAGTTATACTGGAACTGTGACAGGAATTTACATGAGGGGTATGATTGTTGAGTTGGATAATGAACTGTTGCTATTGTTAACAGATCAGCAGCTTTCTGTTCCACATAGTGTGAGAGTTGGAGCAATG GTATCAGTGAAAAACGTCCATGTTGTAAATCCAAGTTATTCATGGACAAAGACGCTTATACTTGGCTCTTGTGTTAAAACTAGCATTTCTGTGGAATGTTTCTCCTCGCTGGAAGCAGG GTGTTATACAGTGACCTGCTGCAAGAGCCTTCTTGCGAAGTTCATTGACTCCTTGGTGTTTGGTGCCAGGCTATG GGTATTACTTGTCATCATCTGTTTAAGGAGAAAGTTCTCTGGGATCTTATCTGAGAAAGAAATCTTGGGATCAACAAAT AGGAAAGGATTGGCTCAGACATATGCAACTTCATATTTACCCCCTTCAGTCTTCCAAATTCGG CATGGGATGTTTATGGAATTTGTCAAGCATGACAGATGTGCTTGTGGCAGAGAAAAAAGTTCTGCACCTTTGAAGTTG GTGGCACCTAtcactaatttaattaattcctGTGAGGCCATGTGGAAGAAAATGATTTGCCATCAGGACACAGATTTTGATATCATGGGTACCCAAAAGGAGTTTAACTCCATATCTTGTGATGGGAGACCTTATGTGCTGTCTATAAGGAAAGCCATTCACAGTGAAGACATAGGTGTTTCTTTGCTTGGAATCTTAAAG GTCTCACAGTCGTCTGGAAGGATGTTGCTTGTTGATGCAACTGGAAGCATTGATGTTATCATACCAGATCTTCCATCAAGTTTGAATATCAATAACATATATGAG GTCAGAAATTTTTTGGCAATTATGGAAGACATACCCATGAAGCTGGGTCCTGTGGATTTACTCCAACATGAACCTTTCACGTGTAGAAGTATTTTTGAGAATGGCCCATTTTGGAGAGATATGAACATGCCACTGCATTTTTACTACAACCTGAAGGACCTAATACCTGTAAATCATCATTTTACTACCTGTGTTGATTCACAAGTTGACTTACGAAAAATTGGACGAGGAAAATATCATCTGTTTCTGTTAATGCACAAATTCCCTATTCTGCAAAAG CATCAGTTTGAAGGAAGTCAACCTGCTTCAAGTACATCAAGTGCATTTGCTGAGGCCTTAATTCTGTCTTGGGATTTACTTATTGCTGGCAAAAACAGAAATACCCGTATTGATAACCCTTTGATAGAACAATTGAAGCAACCAATGAAATATTTTGATAGAATGGAAATTGGAAAGCTTATTGCGTGTAAAAGACAAAAGCCTCACCAACTGTCTAATGAGGCTTTGACATCTGCACTCAATGATACTGGAAATGAATCGTGTTGCAGCTCCAGTCACCCTGCTTACTCATGCTCTTTTGGGGTGGGCAAGCGTCATGACTCATGCGGTCCAGAGGAGATCCCGTGTCTTGTGACGGGAAATTGTCTTAATTATCCTTTCCTTGGTATGTTGCACCACACAGACACCAAAACAGATGTGGGCTCTTGCTCAAAACCACAAGTGGGAAGGGCATTGCTGGAATTCAAGTCTGAAGCTTTATCTGTTTATGAG GTGTTGAAAATTGGTGGTCATTATCTTATAAAACATAAGAAAGAAGACATGTTTTGTACTGATGCAATAGGTGGTAAAATAGTTGTGAATTCGGGAACCAACATTTGGAGCGTTTCTTTTTCATCTGTCAATGCTCTCCAAAATTTTGATGTATCCTGCTTACTTCAACAGTCTGGCTCCTTTAGTCACAATAGTGTTCTTCCAGAAGGCTATCATCAGTTTCAAATTCCAAACTCTGTGCCTAAGGGAAAAAATAATATCCCTTCAGATGTCAACTTATATATTCCGTCTGATGTTACAAACTTATTTGATGTTAACTTGGAGTTGTTGGAGAACTGTTCTCTCGAGCCTCTTGTTCCATTTGGAGAAATGACCAATATCTACCCCTCTATTCATAATTTGCCAGAGGGAAACCTAACATTTATTCATGGGCAGATCAAGGCTGTTCACTGTTCAGATGGAAAGTCATATGCCATACATTTAAGGTGCGAGAGCATCAATGGTGTTTGTCCGTCATTATTCGTAGAAGGAACGACCAGTATATGTGTCCACGTTTTAATGGACCATAAGATG GTCAAGATTTTTGGCACTGCAAATAAACTTGCTTACCCTGCTGGATTTGGACGAGGTGTCACTGCATCATTTCACAGAGTACTTGCCCTCAG TGCGCAGGACAACTTTATGTTGATACCTACATCCTTCATTGTTATCAACCCATCAAGTTTGATAAATGATCAAAGTGATGATGCACACACCTACAAATCTGCTGCTTTGGACTTGGATGGCGGTTCTCCATTCTATGCTAATACTGCATCTTTAATTGCTGATACAGTAAGCTGTTTAGCGACTCAACAAGTGGAGTTCCATTGCAGG GTTATGGCTATTTATGTCCTCGTCCTGGAGTACAACACAAAAGACAAATACCATCTATCAAGAATTGAGTCTAGACCTAATTCATTTGCAATTGACATTCCACTTGCTGGTTTTATCCTTG ATGACGGGTCATCATTGTGCTGTTGCTGGACTAGTTGGGAGAGGGCAGCAGTTTTTCTGGGGTTACATGATGAAGAAGTTAGAGGTAAAGCCTATGCTGAAACTCGCAAGAAGTCAAGGAAGACCAGGAAAAAGCAAGCATGTAGCAATTTAGCTTTTTCCTGTTTAAGGAGAATTATGAAGCTGCATGGCAGGGTCACAGTGAGAAACCAGGCCTCCACCTTTGATTCATCATGTCAAGATCTTGTGTTTTCTGCCAAGCCTGAGAAGATTATAAGTAGTTTGGATCGAGATTTCTTTGAGTCTCTCATCCTCAAAGCTTGCTGCAGCACCCTTTTG ACCGTTGTTGGCAGTTTGATGAATTCAGACGCTATCAGGCAGCTGGAGACACATTTGACTGAGCTGGATATGGTGATGCTTCCCATGCAAAATGTATGGGTTTCGGAAGTTCGTCATATGGACAGCCTTGCTCAGGCTAAAAAGATCCTTCAAGGACTTGTTGAAAGCTGA